The Pirellulales bacterium sequence AATCATCGGTGTCATTGCGTTGATCGCAGCCGGCTGGAGTTGCTGGTATAAGGCGTCTATAACCATCGGACGTTACGGTGCTGAAATTGTCGCCGCCATTTGTGTTAGCGGTCTGGCGATTTTATCGCTGAAACAATCCGGCGAGTATCACGATCCCATCACGCTTTATGAAGCGACGCTGGCGCAGAATCCCCAGTGCTGGTTTGCTCATGACGCCATAGGATATTTGCTGGTCAAAGATAATCGCTCTCGGGATGCGACCGTACATTTTCAAGCGGCATTAGCACTCCATCCAAATCAACCTAAGGTTTACAACGACTTGGGAATTGCGCAAGTAGAATCTGGGGAGCCAGAACAAGGAATTGCTTCCTTTCAGCGTGCCCTGGAACTCGATCCAAATTTGTCCGATACAGAATATAATTGGGGCCAAGCTTTGATCACTCTGCGCCGATTTGCCGAGGGAGTGAAACACCTGCAGCGGGCGGTCGAATTGATGCCGGACAACCAAGTTGAAGAAATGCTCAATAGCGGTCAATTTCAAGAAATGGTCAAATATCTTGAAGCGGCACGGCAACTCGATCCCAGCGATGTAAACGCCTATATTGCATTAGCCTTGGCTTATTCGCATGCTGGCCGCGTGGACGAATCTCTGGCCACATACCAAACGGCATTGGAAATGGCACTTGCGCAGCACCAAACCGCGTTGGCAGAGCAGATCAAAAGTTCGCTCGAAGCGCTGCGAGCGCAGAACATTCCTTCCCGCGCGCCATGACAGTTTAGCGGTGAATGTCTCGACGATGTGCGGCGAATAACAGCATCAAAACAGTGGTTTGCGGCCGAGCTGGCGGCGGACGACCGCCCATTGGCCGGCGTGCATGAGCCAGTGGCTGCCTTGCATCGAGAACATGGCGCCGACGGTGGGGGCATAATCCATTCCGGTCGGAGCATCGAGCTTGTCATCGGTCATTTTTTCCAACGCTGCTAATGTGGCGGCGCGTTGTTGCTTGTGAAATGTCAGCAATTCGTCCTTCTTGCAAAATTTGCTGGGGTCATCAGAAGTAGCGGTTTCTTTCGAATACTTATCTGCGAAACCGGCCGGCAGTGGCGGCAGGGAACCTGGCGCTAATTGGTTCAGCATATTATTTTCCGCGGCGATAAGATGTCCCACCTGCCAGTTGATGTGATTACAACCTGGGCACGGACGTTGGAGCATTTCTTTGTCGGTTAAATCTTCCAAATATGGCAGCGAAACCATATCGCCCATATCGATGCCAAGTTTTATCGCTTGTCGTGGATTCATTGCAGCTCTCCTGTAAGCGCGGACAAATTTAGACTTCAAAATGGATACAAGGGAATCATCATAACGTCGAATGATCAAAAAGTCGAAAGGCTGGGCAAGTGTGCCAGCAATCCGACCATCACCTAATCACAGACAGTTAGCGAATTGGAACTTCTAAGTGTCCGGCCGGAACAATCGTCATAACCGGAGCACAAATCAACGGGAAATTGGCTCACCGCGTGCGTGCAGTCGCAGGCCAACCCTAACCCTGTTAGAAAACGGGGCGACTGGATTAAACTAAAGTCAGCTAGTCGTCGGCACTTCAAACCTTTTTGTGCGGATGCTCAGTGGGCTCTGCGCTTTTCATTCTGGCATTTGGGAATCGATATCAACTGTGATTCATGCCCAACAACTTACGAAATCGTATGAGGATTTGCGCCGAGGCCAATTCGTGGCGCTGAATCACGTGACCTTCGATGCGCTGCCAGGGCAAATCTACGGTCTATTGGGTCCGAATGGGGCGGGAAAAACCACGGCTTTACGAATTCTGAGCACGATGCTGCGGCCCAGCAGTGGCTCTGCCACCATCAATGGATATGACGTTGTAACCCAGCCGGCGCAAGTGCGGCGGCAAATCGGCTTTGTATCGGCCAACACCGCAGTGTACGACCGCATGACCGCCTGGGAAATGGTCGAATATTTTGGCCGCCTCCATGGCATGCACGATGAACAACTTCGGTCGCGCATGGAAGATTTGTTTGCACGGTTGCAAATGAACGAAATTCGCGATTTGTTAGGCTCGAAAATGTCGACCGGTATGAAGCAAAAAGTATCGATTGCCCGGGCGATTGTGCATGACCCGCCGGTGATTATTTTCGACGAGGCGACGGTTGGCCTTGATGTGTTGGTTGCCCGGTCGCTGTTGAAAACGGTAGCCGAATTGCGCGAACAGGGTAAATGCATTGTGTTTTCCACGCACATTATGCGTGAGGCCGAAAAATTGTGCGATCGAATTGCCATCATCCATCGCGGCTCTATTCTGGCCGAAGGCGGGTTGGCGGAGCTGTGCCAAAAGTATCAGGAACACGATTTGGAAGAGCTGTTCTTTCTGTTAATCTCGCAACATGATGACGGATTGGCGGTGAGTAAGTGAAGCGGTTTACAGAATGTATTGTGAGCGGCACATGAATTGGCAAAACGTAAAGTTGATTTTTTTGCGTGAAGTACGCGATCAATTGCGTGATCGGCGCACGCTCTTCATGATTTTTGTGCTGCCGCTGTTAATGTATCCGCTGCTAGGGTTAAGCATTTTGCAGGTGTCGCAATTTCTGCGTGAGCAGCCTACGAAAGTGCTCATCGTTAATCTGCCGCAATTGTCCGACTTGCCGCCGCTGGTCGTTGACAATCATTTCGACCCGCAGTGGCTTAGCGACCCTGCGCAACAGCGGCTGTTTGAACTGCTAATTCCTAAAGACGACCAAATCGAAGCCAGTTCCGATAATACTGCAACTGAAGATCTAGCTCGCCAGGCGATTCAAAAAGGTGAATATCAAGCTGCAGTGGTGTTTCCGGCAGATTTTGCTCAGCAATTGGAGAAGTTCCGCGCCGAACTTCGAGGGCATACGGACCACTCATCAACGGATGGCCAAGCGGAGCCGGCGGTTCCGAATCCCGTTATTTATTGCAACACGGCGAACGAAAAATCACACTTGGCATACACGCGACTATCGAATGTATTACGCGCGTGGGCTGACGCAGTTGCTAAACAGAACTTGAAAGATTCGCAATTGCCAGAAGAGGCGGCCCGGCCTTTCGAGTTCCAGCGTCAAGATGTTTCGGAGGAACAGCAGCGTACGGCGGCACTGTGGTCAAAGATTTTGCCGTTCGTGCTATTACTGTGGGCATTGACCGGCGCGTTTTATCCAGCCGTCGATTTGTGTGCCGGTGAAAAAGAGCGCGGCACGCTGGAAACGCTGCTATGTAGCCCAGCACAGCGGAGCGAAATCGTTACTGGTAAGCTGTTCACAGTCATGGTGTTCAGCATGATGACCAGCGTGTTGAACTTGCTCAGCATGGGATTGACCGGCGGACTCGTCATTTCTCACCTGCCGGCGGCTGAGGAAGCTACACGAATGGTGCTGCCGCCGCTGGTGTCCCAATTATGGCTGTTGCTGGCGTTAGTGCCCGTTTCGGCACTGTTTAGCGCCTTGTGCATTGCCTTGGCTGCGTTTGCACGCAGCACTCGGGAAGGGCAGTATTACTTGATGCCATTGGTATTGGTCACGCTGCCGCTGGTAATTTTGCCGATGGGACCCGGCATGGAATTGAATTTGGGCAACAGTTTGATTCCCCTGACTGGCTTGGTGCTGTTATTGCGAGCGTTGCTGGAAGGAAATTATTTGGCCGCATTGCCGTATGTTCCGATTGTGGTCGGAGTAACGCTATTATGTTGTTTGATGGCGGTTCGCTGGGCGATTGAGCAGTTCAACAAAGAAAGCGTGCTCTTCCGCGAGAGTGAACGACTGGATGTGAGTTTGTGGTTGCGGCATTTGTTGCGCGATCGAAAAAATACTCCTACCGTAGCGGAAGCTGTTTTCTGTGCGGTTTTGATTTTGTTGATTCGGTTCTTCATGTCGTTCGCGATGCAGCCGCCCGACTCGTTTAGCGAATTCGTGCCGCAAATGATTGTGACGGAACTTGTCGTCGTTGCGTTGCCAGCATTATTAATGACAGTGATGTTGACACGGAGTCCGGGGAAAACTTTATTGCTCCGAATGCCGGCATCGTGGACTTTGCCTGCCGCGGTAGCATTAGCTGTGGTTTTGCACCCGGCGTTAAAAGTTTTGCAAGTAATCATCATGCAGCTTTATCCGGTGCCGCAGTCCATCGAAAAGGCGATGGAATCGCTGCATATGGCGTCCAATTTTTGGCCCTCCATCGCCATTCTCGCGCTCCTGCCCGCAGTTTGTGAAGAACTCGCCTTTCGTGGGTTCATCCTTTCCGGTTTTCGACACTTGGGGCACAAATGGTGGGCTATCGTCTTGTCCAGCATTCTGTTTGGCATTGTGCATACGGTTTTGCAGCAATCGATTGTCGCGGGCTTACTTGGAATGGTAATCGGTTACCTCGCGATTCAAACTAGCAGCATTCTTCCAGGAATGCTTTTTCACTTCACGAACAACGCGCTGTCTTTGGTAGTTGCCAAATATCACAGCAGCCATTTATTTCAGGGCATGACTCGGCCAATTGACGACGGAAGCGATTTTCTCTATCCGTGGTGGCTGGTAATCGTAGGAATTTTGATTGCGGCGACGATACTAATTCGATTTGCCCGCCTCGATTATCGCAAAACCAAGGAAGAAAAACTGCAAGAGGCCATCGAACGTCAAGCAATTACCGTAAATGTCTAACTGAAGTGTTTAACTGCTGGACCTGCTCGTAGAACCAACTTTACGAACTTCCAACCAGCGGAGTTCTAATGCTTGCTCTCCGTGCTCCTTATGTGTTTCCCGTTGACCGGCCTCCAATTCGTGACGGCGTGGTGGCCATCGATCATGACCGAATTGTAGCGGTCGGCGAGAGTTCTTCTCCCGCAATTCGCAATTTTTTGCCGGCCGCGCGCGATATGGGCCGCGTAGCCATTCTGCCTGGGCTGATTAACGCGCACACGCATTTGGAATTTAGCGATTTGCAACAGCCGCTGGGTACGCCAGGAATGGAATTTACGCAGTGGATTCGTGAGGTGCTGCGAAAGCGTCGTGAGGAGCCCTCGGCGCACGACGCAATTGAACGTGGAATTGCTGAATCGAGATCGTGCGGAGTAACGGCATTGGGCGAAATCGCCTCCACACCGTGGCAGAGCAAAATATCTCCCTCGCTGGAGATTACCGAGTTTTGTGAAGTAATCTGCTTTCGCCATGACGCGGATCGTCAGAGATATCAAGCAGTGACAGAAGCCATTGGCGATGTTGCGTGCGAGGCAGAGTCACCGATTCATTGGTCCGAGGTATTACGGCCCGGAATCAGTCCCCACGCTCCATACACCGTACGGCCGGAGATTGTTCGGG is a genomic window containing:
- a CDS encoding ATP-binding cassette domain-containing protein — its product is MIHAQQLTKSYEDLRRGQFVALNHVTFDALPGQIYGLLGPNGAGKTTALRILSTMLRPSSGSATINGYDVVTQPAQVRRQIGFVSANTAVYDRMTAWEMVEYFGRLHGMHDEQLRSRMEDLFARLQMNEIRDLLGSKMSTGMKQKVSIARAIVHDPPVIIFDEATVGLDVLVARSLLKTVAELREQGKCIVFSTHIMREAEKLCDRIAIIHRGSILAEGGLAELCQKYQEHDLEELFFLLISQHDDGLAVSK
- a CDS encoding DinB family protein, giving the protein MNPRQAIKLGIDMGDMVSLPYLEDLTDKEMLQRPCPGCNHINWQVGHLIAAENNMLNQLAPGSLPPLPAGFADKYSKETATSDDPSKFCKKDELLTFHKQQRAATLAALEKMTDDKLDAPTGMDYAPTVGAMFSMQGSHWLMHAGQWAVVRRQLGRKPLF
- a CDS encoding ABC transporter permease subunit/CPBP intramembrane protease; its protein translation is MNWQNVKLIFLREVRDQLRDRRTLFMIFVLPLLMYPLLGLSILQVSQFLREQPTKVLIVNLPQLSDLPPLVVDNHFDPQWLSDPAQQRLFELLIPKDDQIEASSDNTATEDLARQAIQKGEYQAAVVFPADFAQQLEKFRAELRGHTDHSSTDGQAEPAVPNPVIYCNTANEKSHLAYTRLSNVLRAWADAVAKQNLKDSQLPEEAARPFEFQRQDVSEEQQRTAALWSKILPFVLLLWALTGAFYPAVDLCAGEKERGTLETLLCSPAQRSEIVTGKLFTVMVFSMMTSVLNLLSMGLTGGLVISHLPAAEEATRMVLPPLVSQLWLLLALVPVSALFSALCIALAAFARSTREGQYYLMPLVLVTLPLVILPMGPGMELNLGNSLIPLTGLVLLLRALLEGNYLAALPYVPIVVGVTLLCCLMAVRWAIEQFNKESVLFRESERLDVSLWLRHLLRDRKNTPTVAEAVFCAVLILLIRFFMSFAMQPPDSFSEFVPQMIVTELVVVALPALLMTVMLTRSPGKTLLLRMPASWTLPAAVALAVVLHPALKVLQVIIMQLYPVPQSIEKAMESLHMASNFWPSIAILALLPAVCEELAFRGFILSGFRHLGHKWWAIVLSSILFGIVHTVLQQSIVAGLLGMVIGYLAIQTSSILPGMLFHFTNNALSLVVAKYHSSHLFQGMTRPIDDGSDFLYPWWLVIVGILIAATILIRFARLDYRKTKEEKLQEAIERQAITVNV